A region from the Spea bombifrons isolate aSpeBom1 chromosome 7, aSpeBom1.2.pri, whole genome shotgun sequence genome encodes:
- the LOC128501165 gene encoding uncharacterized protein LOC128501165 isoform X2 — MDSSDPQDGRVEETPGAVEGFEMVEMQAEAEAKTNDESDTRRELALVPRAETPLTGSALIGGFRPIIQWIWGFLSCLYQKSRRPTPGTVGILKVPEMADGGWLEDLLTSSEFTEHVADVKRFCVSEEGPRDLDSALSCLVMVQPIGSSDYQRDHLDLMEGKDLTLLQADRADSEETGSPKRRRYEEETPEVGGRLVIFTRDEMKLHKEIPDVLHQTAEKLRAIKETMAAGLESWNFITKYWRGAQKHKVGIFSRSAEEDYKWLNSRLKSALFQDVVESTESCYISNNGGPRFRDAVSRCSFAILYHTKNRGRINVTDVEDSLYDRELQHLHNHLGKEKVIVVIDDLQDSSPHEKNRISENQPSIGRLAAELVLFHKQEKTFWDKAQTIKESTQGKQSAAEQKMADSPV, encoded by the exons ATGGACTCCTCGG ATCCGCAAGACGGTCGAGTGGAAGAGACCCCCGGAGCTGTCGAGGGGTTTGAGATGGTGGAAATGCAAGCAG AGGCTGAGGCTAAAACTAATGATGAAAGCGACACCCGCCGAGAACTGGCGCTTGTCCCAAGAGCTGAAACTCCCCTGACAG gcagcGCTCTTATTGGAGGATTCCGCCCCATTATTCAATGGATTTGGGGGTTTTTG AGCTGTCTTTATCAGAAAAGCCGTCGGCCCACGCCAGGCACGGTCGGGATTCTCAAAGTGCCGGAGATGGCTGACGGCGGATGGCTGGAGGATTTGCTGACATCTTCCGAGTTCACGGAGCACGTGGCCGACGTTAAGAGGTTCTGCGTCTCCGAAGAGGGACCGAGAGATCTGGATTCCGCCCTGTCCTGTCTGGTTATGGTTCAGCCAATAGGATCCAGCGATTACCAGAGAGATCATTTGGATCTCATGGAAGGAAAAGACTTAACTCTTCttcagg CGGATAGGGCTGACTCGGAGGAAACGGGATCTCCAAAGAGACGACGATATGAAGAAGAGACTCCTGAGGTTGGCGGTCGGCTGGTGATTTTTACAAGAGATGAAATGAAGCTTCATAAAGAAATCCCGGACGTTCTTCACCAGACAGCGGAGAAGCTGCGAGCGATAAAAGAAACCATGGCGGCCGGTTTAG agTCATGGAATTTCATCACTAAATACTGGAGG GGGGCACAGAAGCATAAGGTGGGCATCTTTTCAAGGTCAGCCGAGGAAGATTATAAATGGTTAAACAGCCGACTGAAATCCGCGCTTTTCCAAGATGTGGTGGAAAGTACCGAGTCCTGTTACATCTCTAATAACGGGGGTCCGCGCTTCAGAGACGCCGTCTCCCGATGCAGCTTCGCCATCCTCTATCACACCAAGAACCGCGGGAGGATTAATGTGACCGATGTGGAGGACTCGCTGTACGACCGGGAGCTGCAGCATCTTCACAATCACCTCG GGAAGGAGAAAGTTATCGTGGTGATTGACGACCTCCAGGACTCGAGCCCCCACGAGAAGAACCGGATCTCGGAAAATCAGCCCAGCATCGGGAGACTGGCCGCCGAGCTCGTCCTCTTCCACAagcaagaaaaaacattttgggaTAAAGCGCAGACAATAAAGGAGTCGACCCAAG GAAAGCAGAGTGCTGCTGAACAAAAGATGGCCGACAGCCCAGTGTAG
- the LOC128501165 gene encoding uncharacterized protein LOC128501165 isoform X1 translates to MDWWGYWGPRWLQYPQDGRVEETPGAVEGFEMVEMQAEAEAKTNDESDTRRELALVPRAETPLTGSALIGGFRPIIQWIWGFLSCLYQKSRRPTPGTVGILKVPEMADGGWLEDLLTSSEFTEHVADVKRFCVSEEGPRDLDSALSCLVMVQPIGSSDYQRDHLDLMEGKDLTLLQADRADSEETGSPKRRRYEEETPEVGGRLVIFTRDEMKLHKEIPDVLHQTAEKLRAIKETMAAGLESWNFITKYWRGAQKHKVGIFSRSAEEDYKWLNSRLKSALFQDVVESTESCYISNNGGPRFRDAVSRCSFAILYHTKNRGRINVTDVEDSLYDRELQHLHNHLGKEKVIVVIDDLQDSSPHEKNRISENQPSIGRLAAELVLFHKQEKTFWDKAQTIKESTQGKQSAAEQKMADSPV, encoded by the exons ATGGATTGGTGGGGCTATTGGGGCCCCCGCTGGCTGCAGT ATCCGCAAGACGGTCGAGTGGAAGAGACCCCCGGAGCTGTCGAGGGGTTTGAGATGGTGGAAATGCAAGCAG AGGCTGAGGCTAAAACTAATGATGAAAGCGACACCCGCCGAGAACTGGCGCTTGTCCCAAGAGCTGAAACTCCCCTGACAG gcagcGCTCTTATTGGAGGATTCCGCCCCATTATTCAATGGATTTGGGGGTTTTTG AGCTGTCTTTATCAGAAAAGCCGTCGGCCCACGCCAGGCACGGTCGGGATTCTCAAAGTGCCGGAGATGGCTGACGGCGGATGGCTGGAGGATTTGCTGACATCTTCCGAGTTCACGGAGCACGTGGCCGACGTTAAGAGGTTCTGCGTCTCCGAAGAGGGACCGAGAGATCTGGATTCCGCCCTGTCCTGTCTGGTTATGGTTCAGCCAATAGGATCCAGCGATTACCAGAGAGATCATTTGGATCTCATGGAAGGAAAAGACTTAACTCTTCttcagg CGGATAGGGCTGACTCGGAGGAAACGGGATCTCCAAAGAGACGACGATATGAAGAAGAGACTCCTGAGGTTGGCGGTCGGCTGGTGATTTTTACAAGAGATGAAATGAAGCTTCATAAAGAAATCCCGGACGTTCTTCACCAGACAGCGGAGAAGCTGCGAGCGATAAAAGAAACCATGGCGGCCGGTTTAG agTCATGGAATTTCATCACTAAATACTGGAGG GGGGCACAGAAGCATAAGGTGGGCATCTTTTCAAGGTCAGCCGAGGAAGATTATAAATGGTTAAACAGCCGACTGAAATCCGCGCTTTTCCAAGATGTGGTGGAAAGTACCGAGTCCTGTTACATCTCTAATAACGGGGGTCCGCGCTTCAGAGACGCCGTCTCCCGATGCAGCTTCGCCATCCTCTATCACACCAAGAACCGCGGGAGGATTAATGTGACCGATGTGGAGGACTCGCTGTACGACCGGGAGCTGCAGCATCTTCACAATCACCTCG GGAAGGAGAAAGTTATCGTGGTGATTGACGACCTCCAGGACTCGAGCCCCCACGAGAAGAACCGGATCTCGGAAAATCAGCCCAGCATCGGGAGACTGGCCGCCGAGCTCGTCCTCTTCCACAagcaagaaaaaacattttgggaTAAAGCGCAGACAATAAAGGAGTCGACCCAAG GAAAGCAGAGTGCTGCTGAACAAAAGATGGCCGACAGCCCAGTGTAG